The genomic region GGTCCGGGGCGGCGCGTGGGCCTGTTCTCACCGACCTACGCGCTGCACGCCCACATCGCCCGCGTCGTCGGCTCGGAGGTCATCACGGCGCGGCGCGGACCGGACTTCCGCGTCGGCGCCGGCGCGGCCGCCCGGTTCGCCGCCGCCGAGCAGCCGGACGTGCTGTTCCTCTGCTCACCCAACAACCCGACCGGCACCGTCGATGATCCCGAGACGGTTCAGGCGGCCCTCGAGGCGGTCGCGGGCTACGGTGGGCTCCTCATCACCGACGAGGCCTACGTCCAGTTCGCCGGGCGCGAGCCCGGGAGTTTCAGCGCGGTCGACCTCTTGGCGGAGGACGCGCCGCTGGTGGTCTGCCGCACCTTCTCCAAGGCTTGGGCGCTGGCCGCCGTGCGGCTGGGCTACGCCCTGGCGCCGGCGCGCATCACCGAGGAGCTGCACAAGGTGGTGCTGCCGTACCACCTCGACGTGATGACCCAGGAGATCGGCCTGCTCTGCCTGCAGGACGCGGCAGCCGCCGACCGGCGGGCCGCCGGCATCGTCGCCGAGAGGGAGCGCCTGGCGGCCGGCCTGGCGGTGCTACCCGTGGACCAGTGGCCCTCGGGCGCCAACTTCATCCTCTTCCGTGCCCACGAGCGCGACGGCGCGGCCACCTGGCGCGAACTTGTGGAGCGTTCGGTCCTGGTGCGGGATTGCAGCTCCTGGGAGGGCCTCTCCGGCTGCCTGCGCGTCACCGTCGGCACGCCCCGGGAGAACGCGCTCTTCCTGGAGGCTCTGGGGGACGTTCTGCGCTGAGCCGTCCGAGCGCCGGAGCCTGCTGCGATACTGCACAGTGCCGGCGAGACCGGTCCGGGACGAGCCATCGAGGAGGAGCCGTGAGCGAGCGGCAGTCGCGACGGCAACGCAGCACCACCGAGACGAACATCAGCATCGACCTGCACGTGGACGGGGACGGGCGGAGCGAGGTGTCCACCGGCCTGCCTTTCTTCGACCACATGCTGGCGCAGTTGGCCCGTCACGGCGGCTGGAGCCTCACCGTGTCGGCGCAGGGCGATCTGGATGTGGATTCCCACCACACCGTGGAGGACACGGGCATCCTGCTGGGGCAGTGCTTCGCCGAGGCGCTCGGCGACAAGCGCGGGGTGCGCCGGTTCGCCGCCGCGGCGGTTCCTCTCGACGAGGCGCTCGTGAACGTGTCGCTGGACCTCTCGGGCCGCCCGTTCCTGCACTACGAGGTGGACCCGCCCGGCGAGAAGATCCTGGGTGACCCCCCGTTCGACCCCCAGCTCAT from bacterium harbors:
- the hisC gene encoding histidinol-phosphate transaminase, translating into MNEPRPRREVAGMKGYHSAQVDVRVRLNTNESPDAPPEGFSKALAEKLAGIDWNRYPSRSAAELRSGIADLHGTSQENVFAANGSNEVIQTLLLTYAGPGRRVGLFSPTYALHAHIARVVGSEVITARRGPDFRVGAGAAARFAAAEQPDVLFLCSPNNPTGTVDDPETVQAALEAVAGYGGLLITDEAYVQFAGREPGSFSAVDLLAEDAPLVVCRTFSKAWALAAVRLGYALAPARITEELHKVVLPYHLDVMTQEIGLLCLQDAAAADRRAAGIVAERERLAAGLAVLPVDQWPSGANFILFRAHERDGAATWRELVERSVLVRDCSSWEGLSGCLRVTVGTPRENALFLEALGDVLR
- the hisB gene encoding imidazoleglycerol-phosphate dehydratase HisB translates to MSERQSRRQRSTTETNISIDLHVDGDGRSEVSTGLPFFDHMLAQLARHGGWSLTVSAQGDLDVDSHHTVEDTGILLGQCFAEALGDKRGVRRFAAAAVPLDEALVNVSLDLSGRPFLHYEVDPPGEKILGDPPFDPQLMEEFWRAFVVAAGITLHLVLVRGRNTHHILESAFKSVARSLRDAVRLEGSDVPSTKGTL